A segment of the Bdellovibrio bacteriovorus genome:
CCATCTGACCCTGGATATCCTCCATGCGCAAACTGCCATCCTTGGCAAAAGTCACGTCCGTCATGGACATGCGCAGGTCATCTGCTTGAACTCTCTCTCCTTGTAAGATCAAACGGGTCGTTACAGGGGTTAATTTTGAAACGCGAATTGTGCCGGAAATCCATTTGATCTGGCGCTGATCGCCATCGCGCAGTGGCAGCAGGAAGCCGCCCTTGGCGGAAAGCTGAGTGAAATCAAGATCCCACAGCTTTGACGCCGGACGTGGCGTGCTTTGGATGCTGATCTGATATTCACACTCATTGCAGCGCGCTTTGAGGATATTATGAACTTTTCTCTCAACTTCCTGGCGCGACACCGGCGTGGCAGCAAAGCTCACCTGCACTTGGGAAGGCACCTTGAATTGAGGATTCAGACGACGCAGATTTTCCTGACTGTTCAAAGCCGCGCGCATCTTCACCAGAATTTCGCTGGAATTCAGATGCTGGCTTAACAACAATTCCCGGCAGTCCTCGCGCAGGACCACGGCATCCAGAGCATTCACCAACTCTTCGGTGCCGCCCGTTACCGTCGCGATGTCCCCCAGGCGCAAAAGTTCACGCTGGGAAATCTCCACACTGGAAGGAATGGAGATTTCAGGCCTAGCGAAGGCCTGCAGACTTACCAGAAATGCAAACACGAAAATCTTCTTCATCAATTATCTCAGATTGTTAATGGCTTGAAGCATCTGATCAGAAGCCTGCATCACTTTAGAATTGGTTTCCATCGCACGCTGGGCGGTGATCATATTGACCATCTCATCCACAATGTTCACGTTGCTGGATTCCAGCTGCCCTTGTGCCAGATAGCCTGTGCCGTTCAAACCCGGACGGGAGGCAATCGCCTGACCGCTGGACGGAGTCTGTGTGAACAGGTTTTTACCCATGGCTTTCAAACCAGCCGGGTTTACAAAGTTCACGATATCGATTTGACCGATAGTCTGAGGAACATCATTCAGGCCCGTGATCACACGCACTTCACCCGTGGGTGCCACCTCGATACCGGAGACGTTGGCAGGCACAGTGATTTCCGGCTGCAAAGCATTTCCGTTTTTGTCGACCAGACGGCCGTTGGGATCTTTTTTGAAGGCCCCGTCGCGGGTGTAAGCTGTTTCACCATCCGCCGTCAGCACCTGGAAGAAACCGGAACCTTCGATCTGAAGATCCAGAGGATTCTTGGTGATCTGCGCCTGGCCGCCGGCAAAATCCTTTTGCACACCCGCCGTACGCACACCCAAACCGACCTGAACCCCGTTCGGGGAATAAGCATTCAGACCCGAAGCCGTCCCTGGCTCCTTTTGGGTCTGGTACATGAGGTCTTCAAACTCAGCGCGGGATCTTTTAAAGCCAGCCGTTGAAACGTTGGCGATATTATTGGCGATAACATCCATGTTCGTCTGTTGTGCCGCCATCCCTGTAGCTGCTGTGTTCAAACTCTTAAGCATTCACGAATCCTTCCGTTGGCTTAATAAATAATTTCAAAAACCGACTGCAAATCCTAAGCAGCTAGTTTGTTTTTCCCACCACATTGATCATTTTGTCGGCCATCTGATCGTAAGCACTGATGGCCTTCTGCGTGCTTTCAAACACACGATTGGTGGAAATCATGTCCGTCATCTCCTGAACGATATTGACGTTCGAAGTTTCCAGAAAACCCTGTTTCAAACTGGGGTTTGCAATATTCTGCATGTCTGGAGCGATATTGGGTTTGAAGGTATAAAGAGAGCTGCCGGTCTTTTGCAGTGAATCCGGATTGTTCACGTTCACCAAAGACAGTCGACCCAGATTTTCCGTGCCCTCGTACACATCCCCATTGTCGGCGATAGCCACGGCCCCATTGCCCGTGAAACGAATCACGCGGCCTGCGGGATCAGAACCGGCTTCACCCTGTCGAAGAACAGGATAACCTTCCTTGGTCACAAGCTGTCCGTTGCCATCCAATGTAAAATTACCGGAACGAGTCAGCTTCACGCCGCCCGGAGTGGCAATTTCAAAGAAACCTTTGCCATCAATGGCCACATCCAGACTGTTGCCTGTCGGTTTCAAACCACCTTGAGAAAAGTCAGTGAAGGTGCCTTTGGTGTCGACATAGGATTTGTCGCCACCTTGCATGTTGTAGAAGCTTTCAATCGCCGCCACATCGCGCGGGATCTGTGTGGTCTCTGGCATCTTTTCGTTGGCGGTCAGATATTCCTGGAAGAGCTGCTGGTCCCGCTTGAACGCAGGTGTGTTCACGTTCGCCAAATTATTGGCGATTGTATCAAGCTTCGTACTTTGAGCCATCGCTCCACTGAGTGCTGTATAGACCCCTTTTATCGCCATGAAAACCCCTCCACAGTGTTGAGCAGCAAGGCGTGTGCCATCTTTTGACAGGACGGATTTTGGTCTGGGAAAAAGGTTCCAAGCCAGACCTTCGTTCAGGAAAAAAAATCTGGGCTCAAGTTTTCTTCGATTTGACCGTGCATTGACCTTCGTCGATGGTGCCAGGGAATTGTCAGATCTTTGTCGACAGTGTCAAAGAATCGGCTTCATAATTGATTCTATGAGGACGTGGGTTGCATTCATTTTTATTGGCATCATTCAACTGAGCACCGGAGCTGGCGCGGCTTCTGT
Coding sequences within it:
- the flgA gene encoding flagellar basal body P-ring formation chaperone FlgA; its protein translation is MKKIFVFAFLVSLQAFARPEISIPSSVEISQRELLRLGDIATVTGGTEELVNALDAVVLREDCRELLLSQHLNSSEILVKMRAALNSQENLRRLNPQFKVPSQVQVSFAATPVSRQEVERKVHNILKARCNECEYQISIQSTPRPASKLWDLDFTQLSAKGGFLLPLRDGDQRQIKWISGTIRVSKLTPVTTRLILQGERVQADDLRMSMTDVTFAKDGSLRMEDIQGQMAARSLPVGSTVWASDLKREPAAKKGQIVKALLGDDSFEISVNMMAEDSGFVGDLIKVKNLETQKVLSGLVTEKGVVKLQ
- the flgG gene encoding flagellar basal-body rod protein FlgG, producing MLKSLNTAATGMAAQQTNMDVIANNIANVSTAGFKRSRAEFEDLMYQTQKEPGTASGLNAYSPNGVQVGLGVRTAGVQKDFAGGQAQITKNPLDLQIEGSGFFQVLTADGETAYTRDGAFKKDPNGRLVDKNGNALQPEITVPANVSGIEVAPTGEVRVITGLNDVPQTIGQIDIVNFVNPAGLKAMGKNLFTQTPSSGQAIASRPGLNGTGYLAQGQLESSNVNIVDEMVNMITAQRAMETNSKVMQASDQMLQAINNLR
- the flgF gene encoding flagellar basal-body rod protein FlgF, yielding MAIKGVYTALSGAMAQSTKLDTIANNLANVNTPAFKRDQQLFQEYLTANEKMPETTQIPRDVAAIESFYNMQGGDKSYVDTKGTFTDFSQGGLKPTGNSLDVAIDGKGFFEIATPGGVKLTRSGNFTLDGNGQLVTKEGYPVLRQGEAGSDPAGRVIRFTGNGAVAIADNGDVYEGTENLGRLSLVNVNNPDSLQKTGSSLYTFKPNIAPDMQNIANPSLKQGFLETSNVNIVQEMTDMISTNRVFESTQKAISAYDQMADKMINVVGKTN